One window of the Eucalyptus grandis isolate ANBG69807.140 chromosome 8, ASM1654582v1, whole genome shotgun sequence genome contains the following:
- the LOC104414960 gene encoding uncharacterized protein LOC104414960: MMQKQRIIYSADIVGFVPDDKATVLESEKWAWENLPEAQAVREALTPWRNCDAERRIHIAAIVGFVPGDSDFTLEETGVLTENFQSWHWSMTNLTWADMQT, from the exons ATGATGCAGAAGCAAAGGATAATTTATAGTGCCGACATTGTTGGGTTTGTCCCTG ATGATAAAGCGACTGTATTGGAGTCAGAGAAGTGGGCTTGGGAGAATTTGCCGGAAGCGCAGGCTGTAAGAGAAGCTCTTACTCCTTGGAGAAATTGTGACGCAGAAAGGAGAATTCACATTGCCGCCATTGTTGGGTTTGTCCCTG GTGATTCAGACTTTACACTTGAAGAAACAGGGGTACTTACAGAGAATTTCCAGTCATGGCATTGGTCAATGACCAATCTTACTTGGGCTGATATGCAGACTTAG
- the LOC104414977 gene encoding sm-like protein LSM5 isoform X1, which produces MANNPSQLLPSELIDRCIGSKIWVIMKGDKELVGTLRGFDVYVNMVLEDVTEYEITSEGRRITKLDQILLNGNNIAILVPGGSPDLE; this is translated from the exons ATGGCCAACAATCCTTCACAGCTCCTCCCGTCAG AGTTGATTGACCGTTGTATAGGTTCGAAAATCTGGGTTATAATGAAGGGAGACAAGGAGCTTGTCGGTACTCTTAGGGGCTTCGATGTGTATGTCAACATGGTCCTCGAGGATGTCACTGAGTA TGAAATCACTTCTGAAGGACGAAGGATAACAAAGCTTGATCAGATTTTGCTTAACGGAAACAACATAGCTATC TTAGTCCCTGGTGGCTCCCCTGATCTGGAATGA
- the LOC104414977 gene encoding sm-like protein LSM5 isoform X2, giving the protein MANNPSQLLPSGSKIWVIMKGDKELVGTLRGFDVYVNMVLEDVTEYEITSEGRRITKLDQILLNGNNIAILVPGGSPDLE; this is encoded by the exons ATGGCCAACAATCCTTCACAGCTCCTCCCGTCAG GTTCGAAAATCTGGGTTATAATGAAGGGAGACAAGGAGCTTGTCGGTACTCTTAGGGGCTTCGATGTGTATGTCAACATGGTCCTCGAGGATGTCACTGAGTA TGAAATCACTTCTGAAGGACGAAGGATAACAAAGCTTGATCAGATTTTGCTTAACGGAAACAACATAGCTATC TTAGTCCCTGGTGGCTCCCCTGATCTGGAATGA